From the Candidatus Babeliales bacterium genome, the window AATAAACTTCCAGGATTTCCTAAGAGATTTTTGCTTAACGGGTGTTTTTTATAAAAATATTCTCGCACTAATTGTTGCGCAATTGAAGATGGGTTGTCTAAAAATTGATAATAATCTGACAGAGCTTGTGCACGCACCTTCTCTAATGATTGGGCTGGAATAGCCGCCTGCATTCCTAATTCAGATATTAAGGCTAACCCTTTTGATAAATCTTCTTTTAACACAGACATACTTATTATGCCTGGTGAAATTTGCAATGAAATACCATGGGATTCTAATAGGTAAGCAAACTCTTGTGCAGTATAATTTTTAGTTCCTTCATAAAGCATTTGAGATAGAAATTTATATAACCCAGGTAATTCATCAGAATCATAATCTGCATTTGCTTTTAATTTTAATTGTATCGATATTTTTGCAGTTCGTGGATTATGATGCGAAAGTACTTCTAAACCATTATCTAAAGTAAATACAGTTGGCTTAGGAAAAGATTTTTTTTGTACATCATAAATTTGTACATTTTGGCTATATCGTGGTTGCTCCACTTCTGATTCTCGTATATGACCTGCTAAAATCTTCGCATCTTCTAAATCTGATTGATGCTGTAAATGCATCCATTCAGTACGCTCCGCATTATCGATAAGCAATAGTAAACCTTGATGCATAATTGACGGACGAAAATGTTGTTTTAATATGTTTTTTATTTGTTCATTCGTTTTATTAACCAGATAACGATGCTTGAAAAATTTTTTTGGATTTTGCGTTGCTAAAAATGATTCGCCAATCATCTCTGCTTGTTTAAAGTTGCTTTCTAACGCATCATAAAAGCGCGCTTGCATTATTTTGCTTGCACGCTTTAATTCTGTTTCTTGCAAGCCATTTAATTTAATCTCATCAAGTTCTGTTACAATTGCATCAATAATCTGAGGAATTGCATTTTGATTTTTTGGTTCAAAAATTAACAAGAAAAGATCATGATCAAATAATCCCAAGCGCACACTATCAATTGAATTAATGGTTTGCAGCTCATCAACAAATTTTTTATGTAGCCGAGCACTTTTACCATTTGTTAATACACATGATAAAAAATCATATATATGAGATTTTTTTTCTTTTATACCAGGAATTGTAAATGCAAGCATCACCAATGGTCTGTGCACATCGCGATATAATACTACCGTTTTTGCAATTAAATCTGCACTCAAATAATGTTGCTTTTTTTCATATTCCCAATGTGGTGCAATGGCACCAAATGCTTTTTGGGCTGCATCAATAGCTTCATCAGCATTAACATCACCGACAATTACTAATGCTGCATTGTTTGGTAGATAATGTTTTTTATAAAAAGCATGCAATGCTTGATCATCAACTGACCATAAATCTTGTTTATACCCAACAACCGGAAAATGATAAGGATGATCAGGGAAAATAGCTTCTATTAATTTTTCTAGTAACGTCCGCCCATAATAGTCTTTATACATTTTTAATTCTTGTACAACCGTTTTCATTTCTGCATTGAGTAAATCTTTTTTGAATGTACAGTTGTTCATGCAATCTGCCATAATTGGCATAATTTCACGCCAATTTTCTTTAGGTACATTAAAATAATAACGAGTCCAATCAAAACTCGTAGAAGCATTACATTGCGCTGATAATTTATGTGTAATAAAAGGGATATCAGTTTCTGAAAGGTTATTAGTTCCTTTAAAGATCATATGTTCAATTAAATGCGCAAGACCTCTCTGGCCATCACATTCATCTTTTGAACCCACATGATACCATAACTGCATAGAAACTTTTTCGGATGTATGTACCGGGCAAACTAAAACTGTCAAACCATTCGGTAATACTTTTTTAAAAATAAGTGGTGCTTGGTTGGCTAAAGCTGAAACATTTACCAATAACAACAAAAATGAAAAAAGCTTATTCATACTACTCACCTTTTTTTATATATTAAATACGCCCAACTTTTATACGAATTAAATGGTTGGTATCAAGCACACTACGTGCTGCTTGCATAATTGGTTCTGCTTTAATTTCCGCCAAATACCGTGCACGATGATCAAAATAATCTTCTGGTAATTTAAAGTGTTCAAGAAAAATAAAACTACTCGCAATATGTAAATTCGTTGCAAAATTATCAATCATTGAATGAGCTAATGCATCTTTTGCTTCTTGTAATTCATGTTCTTTAATATAAGTACTTGCCTTATTAATAGTTTCAATAATCGCTTCTTCAGCCTCAGCAAGCCTATCTAATGAAACAATCGTTTTAATAAATACCATACCGGGTTGTTCATCAGTATGCGCTAATAATGAACCACCAATCGTATAAAATAATCCGGATTGCTCACGTAATTGAAATAAGCGTGAGCTCATTGAACCAAGAACACCTCCAGAAAAAATCTGATCAAATAATAATAGTTTATCAAACCGGGGATCAAATCGTGAAACTGATAACCCAGCAAAACATAATACTGTTTGATCTCGCACAATAGGATATTTGATTTCTTCTTGTTTAAGTGGAGAAAGTAATGGAAATTCAATTGGCTTAAGTGATGGCCCCTGCCAAGTACCTAATGTATTTTCTAATAACTTTAAAATTGGATAACTTTCGATATCACCAACGATTGCCAAAATAGTATTTTTTGGCGTTATAAATGATTCATAAGCTTTGAGTAAGTCATTTTGTGCAATACTCATGACTGAGTCAAGGTCACCTAATACTTTTTTGCTATAAGGATGATTTTTATAAACCTGATCGCGCGCTAATTGATTTACAAAAGCAGCCGGATTATCCCAGTAATCTTTTAAATCTGCCAAAACTTGTGAGCGAACTTTTGAAATAGCATAAGATTCAAAAGTCGCATTAGTTAAAACCTCTAACAAAAGATCAAGGCCTATTTGCAAATCCTCTTTGAGCATGCTTAATGTTATTTGTCCCGGCGTAATACTTAAGCTCATCCCCCTAGATTCAATTGCATCAGCAAGCTCTGCTCCCGTATAATGTTTTGTTCCTTCCACCATCATTGCACACATAAATGCATTCAATCCTTGTTGATCAATAGGATCATAATAATGTTTTGCTTGCAATGAAAGTATCAACTCAATTTTTGGCACATTGGGATTATGATATGAAAGTACGGTCACCTCATTTGATAGCTTATTTTTTTCAGCACGCGGGAATACAAAATCTTTTGGTTTTGCAATTTTAACTTTGTGAACTTGCATACCTTCTTCGACAGGCATTATGCGCTGAACTTTTGATAAAATACGTGCATCTTCTTGATCAGATCGTTGCTGAATAAACTCCCAATATTCTTTATCTTCCATTGCAAGCGGTAATACTGATCCTTTATGCATCAGCGATGAACGGAAATAATTTCTGAGAAGCTCATTTACTTTTTGTTCAATTTCTTGCAGCGGATGATCTAAGTAATTAAATAAGAACTCTTTATCACCCGTTGCTAAATACGCTTGACCGATAACATACGCCTGCTTTTGATTTCTTTCTAATAATGAAAGATATTGTGTTTGTGCCTGTTTTGTTGCTCGGAGTAGCTCTTCTTGGCTTACTCCTTTTTCTCGCATTGTTTGTAATTCTCGAGTAATTAAATCAATAATTTTTTCGATATCTTCATTATTTTTTGGCTGAAAATATATAAAAAATAAACTCTGATCAAATAAATCATAACAAAATGCTTCAACATCA encodes:
- a CDS encoding pitrilysin family protein — its product is MIATQEKVFNKILSNGLTVLVRPNHVLPKVSIQLWYNVGSKDEKSNEKGIAHLIEHMIFKGTKTLSESDINMITHKLSGYCNAFTSYDYTGYLFDFPSHHWQEALPIMADCMSNCTFKEELLASEMKAVIQELKMYRDDYASSLIEEMISSIFVDHPYHYPIIGFKQDLWSLKRETLINFYKKHYVPNNAVLVVVGDVMPEEVFAQAEKNFGSIKPNPDYKKETFYFSPDIISKSVIIYRDVKQPIVMLSWVVPGAESRTDYFLDVLAWILGLGKASRLYRLLVDELQLTTDVEAFCYDLFDQSLFFIYFQPKNNEDIEKIIDLITRELQTMREKGVSQEELLRATKQAQTQYLSLLERNQKQAYVIGQAYLATGDKEFLFNYLDHPLQEIEQKVNELLRNYFRSSLMHKGSVLPLAMEDKEYWEFIQQRSDQEDARILSKVQRIMPVEEGMQVHKVKIAKPKDFVFPRAEKNKLSNEVTVLSYHNPNVPKIELILSLQAKHYYDPIDQQGLNAFMCAMMVEGTKHYTGAELADAIESRGMSLSITPGQITLSMLKEDLQIGLDLLLEVLTNATFESYAISKVRSQVLADLKDYWDNPAAFVNQLARDQVYKNHPYSKKVLGDLDSVMSIAQNDLLKAYESFITPKNTILAIVGDIESYPILKLLENTLGTWQGPSLKPIEFPLLSPLKQEEIKYPIVRDQTVLCFAGLSVSRFDPRFDKLLLFDQIFSGGVLGSMSSRLFQLREQSGLFYTIGGSLLAHTDEQPGMVFIKTIVSLDRLAEAEEAIIETINKASTYIKEHELQEAKDALAHSMIDNFATNLHIASSFIFLEHFKLPEDYFDHRARYLAEIKAEPIMQAARSVLDTNHLIRIKVGRI
- a CDS encoding pitrilysin family protein, with protein sequence MNKLFSFLLLLVNVSALANQAPLIFKKVLPNGLTVLVCPVHTSEKVSMQLWYHVGSKDECDGQRGLAHLIEHMIFKGTNNLSETDIPFITHKLSAQCNASTSFDWTRYYFNVPKENWREIMPIMADCMNNCTFKKDLLNAEMKTVVQELKMYKDYYGRTLLEKLIEAIFPDHPYHFPVVGYKQDLWSVDDQALHAFYKKHYLPNNAALVIVGDVNADEAIDAAQKAFGAIAPHWEYEKKQHYLSADLIAKTVVLYRDVHRPLVMLAFTIPGIKEKKSHIYDFLSCVLTNGKSARLHKKFVDELQTINSIDSVRLGLFDHDLFLLIFEPKNQNAIPQIIDAIVTELDEIKLNGLQETELKRASKIMQARFYDALESNFKQAEMIGESFLATQNPKKFFKHRYLVNKTNEQIKNILKQHFRPSIMHQGLLLLIDNAERTEWMHLQHQSDLEDAKILAGHIRESEVEQPRYSQNVQIYDVQKKSFPKPTVFTLDNGLEVLSHHNPRTAKISIQLKLKANADYDSDELPGLYKFLSQMLYEGTKNYTAQEFAYLLESHGISLQISPGIISMSVLKEDLSKGLALISELGMQAAIPAQSLEKVRAQALSDYYQFLDNPSSIAQQLVREYFYKKHPLSKNLLGNPGSLLHITRDDLINFYKKVFTPYKATLAIVGDIAEYDLRALIEKTFSAWQGDAIEDLDYNVSSIDKLEDIYQNLDRDQTVLIYAGQSIDRNHEDYDKLLIFDQIFGSGMQSRLFQLRQQTGVFYTINGSLLAYADNQQGLTYINTIVSNNRINETKQLIENIINNVADSITEQEVEDAKRMILYSIDDLYAKNRSIASTFLYLKQCKLPFDYSDKRVDDLSKITVDDIKQAVKKVLKSDRMCWIQVGR